The following are encoded together in the Lactuca sativa cultivar Salinas chromosome 1, Lsat_Salinas_v11, whole genome shotgun sequence genome:
- the LOC122195242 gene encoding ATP synthase subunit alpha, chloroplastic: MTALPIVETQSGDVSVYIPTNIISITDGQIFLSTDLFNAGIRPAINVGISVSRVGSATQIKAMKQVAGKLKLEPAQFAELEAFAQFASDLDKTTQNQLARGQRLRELLKQSQSTPFRVEEQLIIPPYNPNSNPKGSHWYRIYGSSFYPTTIVFKLALII; this comes from the exons ATGACCGCTTTACCAATAGTGGAAACCCAATCGGGAGATGTTTCGGTTTATATTCCTACTAATATTATTTCGATCACTGATGGACAAATATTCTTATCTACTGATCTATTCAATGCTGGAATCCGACCCGCTATTAATGTGGGGATCTCTGTTTCCAGAGTGGGGTCTGCAACTCAAATTAAAGCTATGAAACAAGTAGCCGGTAAATTAAAATTGGAACCGGCACAATTCGCAGAATTAGAAGCTTTTGCACAATTTGCTTCTGATCTCGATAAAACTACTCAGAATCAATTGGCAAGAGGTCAACGCTTACGTGAATTGCTTAAACAATCCCAATCTACCCCTTTCAGGGTAGAAGAACAG TTGATTATTCCACCATATAATCCCAATAGCAACCCCAAAGGATCTCATTGGTATAGGATATACGGCTCTTCCTTTTATCCAACAACTATTGTCTTCAAACTTgcattaataatttaa